In the Mytilus galloprovincialis chromosome 10, xbMytGall1.hap1.1, whole genome shotgun sequence genome, one interval contains:
- the LOC143047875 gene encoding uncharacterized protein LOC143047875 isoform X5, protein MEDTFSKLKSGVSAVGANPPEYDDCEENDDDIDFLNDETFGGEIEAGFDWEEEHEKFAEVLEHDHPKHGQGMRDSGYGTTDKSYRSQEEYMEQSISQLVVDDEEDIEDPAILNVSKSYRIPKRETNIEDLFGPESPPAFLDAEHLVSPSSRNIWGSPTKESHMQKPVNNLQSLFDFAKASSTTVHRQHPSMSTPDQQRRSPQMIQKGHTLEELENQMLQRPPPTITRPVTAEELERAMRGEVPPPQMHQPPRPNVPPQYRGVPQMPMQHVQRPPQVYNQYPQSPLNVMNGRKSPLSGMPMSTPPTMVPQRMTEGHYSPITDMMGMTPPGRGAMITRVMEGRSSPLADVMGITPPRQNNMSPVMMGNSRQSPLANRGAPTAPIGIPRQMGRGSVPPNHSPYNSPAPHQQSPYTNRNNSYHSPANHHPSPTARFPIHPGLGHSPAGFSTPQPNRIPHQHHHNGNTDPRHTRGRGRGTYQNWGDKQNHPNYREQEHRENYRDRENYRDRDYRQNRPYNNRRYYEYNADIEHRRLDDYAGLMTQKEKDWIIKIQLLQLQTDNPYIDDYYYTTFAIKKKALERQKQIENGEIDGKNLAELVIPAMAKLETRAYKPAQFEGSLGRLTTSSVHNPRQIIDLHAHDIHDEGQGQSANKDLRKARQLLMEIEKGYNLLLEVDDIEKKILALPDEARTPLFEQRHDMLYSLYKYVISDDFLHLVMVRKGRKLVARCIPNLEKKNAEDVVMLVLKRLQVLLKKDPQDEGLMVLHDPVVRTIQSCDLKSLVQFISTVLSETDTASQALQNKFGSSVVCTLIHRGEVLYKDTSPLDIDNQLQTEWCQFVHDLASILATVPLESLVKPKLPQTTISGHFDRLLNKKQIASLEDKLKVIAEPLTIS, encoded by the exons ATGGAAGACACGTTTTCTAAGTTAAAATCTGGTGTTTCT GCCGTTGGGGCAAATCCACCAGAGTATGATGATTGTGAAGAAAATGATGACGATATTGATTTCCTGAATGATGAAACATTTGGTGGGGAAATAGAAG CGGGTTTTGATTGGGAGGAAGAACATGAGAAATTTGCTGAAGTGTTGGAACACGACCATCCCAAACATGGGCAAGGGATGCGAGATTCTGGATATGGTACAACCGACAAAAGCTATAGATCTCAGGAG GAGTACATGGAACAGAGTATCAGTCAGCTGGTTGTAGACGATGAAGAGGATATAGAAGATCCAGCAATACTCAATGTCAGCAAAAGCTACAGGATTCCTAAG agaGAGACTAATATTGAGGATTTATTTGGACCAGAATCTCCTCCAGCTTTTCTAGATGCTGAACATCTT GTTTCCCCTTCAAGTAGGAACATCTGGGGATCACCAACAAAAGAATCACACATGCAGAAACCAGTCAACAACCTCCAAAGTCTCTTTGATTTTGCTAAAGCATCATCAACAACTGTTCACAGACAG CATCCATCAATGTCAACACCAGACCAACAGAGGAGATCTCCACAGATGATTCAGAAAGGACATACCCTGGAGGAACTAGAAAACCAGATGTTACAGCGACCTCCCCCGACGATAACTCGTCCTGTGACAGCAGAGGAATTGGAGAGGGCCATGAGGGGTGAGGTACCACCTCCCCAAATGCATCAACCTCCAAGACCTAATGTACCTCCTCAGTATAGAGGTGTACCACAAATGCCTATGCAG CATGTTCAGAGACCACCACAAGTATACAACCAGTATCCACAATCTCCATTGAACGTGATGAACGGTCGTAAATCTCCGTTATCTGGTATGCCGATGTCAACTCCTCCTACAATGGTTCCTCAGAGAATGACAGAAGGACATTATTCACCGATAACAGATATGATGGGGATGACACCCCCTGGAAGGGGTGCAATGATAACTAGAGTAATGGAGGGACGTAGCTCGCCCCTGGCCGATGTGATGGGTATAACTCCACCTCGTCAGAATAACATGTCACCTGTGATGATGGGAAACAGCAGACAGTCTCCACTAG CTAACAGAGGAGCACCAACTGCACCCATTGGAATTCCGAGGCAGATGGGAAGAGGATCagtaccaccaaatcatagtccTTATAATAGTCCAGCCCCACACCAACAGAGCCCATACACCAACAGAAATAATTCATATCATAGTCCTGCTAATCACCACCCTAGTCCAACAGCTAGATTTCCTATTCACCCTGGTCTAGGACACAGTCCTGCAGGCTTTAGTACTCCACAGCCAAacag GATACCGCATCAGCATCATCATAATGGAAACACAGACCCCCGACATACTCGAGGGAGAGGAAGAGGGACATATCAAAACTGGGGAGACAAGCAAAATCATCC AAATTATAGAGAACAAGAACATAGAGAGAATTACAGAGATAGAGAGAATTATAGAGATAGAGACTATAGACAGAACAGACCATATAACAACAGACGATACTACGAGTACAATGCTGATATTGAACATCGTAGATTGGACGATTATGCAGGCCTGATGACGCAGAAAGAAAAAGACTGGATTATTAAGATACAGCTGTTACAGTTACAGACAGATAATCCTTATATAGATGATTATTATTACACA ACATTTGCTATAAAGAAGAAGGCACTGGAAAGACAGAAACAGATAGAGAATGGGGAAATAGATGGTAAAAATCTAGCAGAACTAGTAATACCTGCCATGGCTAAGCTAGAGACGAGGGCCTATAAACCTG CTCAGTTTGAAGGGTCTCTAGGTAGGTTGACCACATCCAGTGTGCACAATCCTCGACAAATTATTGATTTGCATGCACATGATATTCATGATGAGGGTCAAGGTCAGAGTGCAAATAAAGATTTAAGAAAGGCTAGACAGTTACTGATGGAAATTGAGAAG GGGTATAACTTATTGCTGGAGGTTGATGATATCGAGAAGAAAATATTAGCTCTACCAGATGAAGCTAG aactccCTTATTTGAACAAAGACATGATATGCTTTACTCACTGTATAAATATGTGATAAGTGATGACTTCCTACATCTTGTGATGGTCAGAAAAGGCAGGAAACTGGTAGCTAGATGTATACCTAACCTGGAAAAG AAAAATGCAGAAGATGTGGTTATGTTAGTATTAAAGAGATTACAAGTGCTGCTGAAGAAAGACCCTCAGGATGAG ggATTAATGGTTTTACATGATCCTGTTGTCAGAACGATACAAAGCTGTGATTTAAAAAGTTTAGTCCAGTTCATATCAACTGTACTGTCAGAAACTGATACAGCTTCCCAAGCTTTGCAAAATAAG ttTGGTAGTTCTGTTGTTTGTACGTTAATTCATCGTGGTGAAGTGCTGTACAAAGATACATCACCATTAGACATAGATAATCAGCTACAGACTGAGTG gtGTCAGTTTGTACATGATTTGGCGAGTATCCTTGCTACAGTGCCATTAGAATCTCTGGTGAAACCTAAACTTCCACAGAC